One segment of Nyctibius grandis isolate bNycGra1 chromosome 11, bNycGra1.pri, whole genome shotgun sequence DNA contains the following:
- the FAM174B gene encoding membrane protein FAM174B, whose protein sequence is MRSAAPLLLLSACLLLLPLLLPAAPGARGSQEPAAGPVPAVNGSRLPAEPAGAPGNHSGAQLSPVPALLRDLSALKAAVIGACALTAALIACLLLRVFRSGKRIKKTRKYDIITTPAERVEMAPLNEEDDEDEDSTVFDVKYR, encoded by the exons ATGCGCTCCGCcgccccgctgctgctgctctcggcctgcctgctgctgctgccgctgttgTTGCCGGCCGCGCCCGGCGCTCGCGGCAGCCAGGAGCCGGCGGCGGGCCCGGTGCCGGCGGTGAACGGCAGCCGCCTGCCCGCCGAGCCGGCCGGCGCGCCCGGTAACCACAGCGGGGCCCAGCTCAGCCCCGTGCCCGCGCTGCTCCGCGACCTCTCCGCGCTGAAGGCCGCCGTCATCGGGGCCTGCGCCCTCACGGCCGCCCTCATCGCCTGCCTCCTGCTCCGCGTCTTCAG GTCTGGCAAGAGGATTAAGAAGACCAGGAAGTATGACATAATCACCACTCCAGCTGAGCGGGTAGAAATGGCTCCTCTGAATgaagaagatgatgaggatgaagaCTCAACAGTGTTTGATGTGAAATACAG GTAA